The genomic DNA CACAATGGTGACGTGGTCCCTGTTCAGCACGCCCAGAAAGGCCGTCTCCTCGGTCCGCTCCACCAAAGCCTCCATGGGACCCCTGCCAACCTCGGCGAGCTCCAGGTGGGGAAGAGCTTTTCTCACCAGTTCGAGGAGGGTGAATCCTACGCGGAACCTCTTGGTTCGATCATCCCGGATCACCACCCCGAGCTCCTCCATGGCAGCCGTAATCCCATGGACCGTACTCTTACCCATCCCCAGCTTCCTGGCCAGTGCACTGACCCCCATTCCCTCACTCGCATCACCTAGAACCTTGAGAATCTCGAAAGCCTTGGCCACAGATGGCGCCGAGTACCGCTTCCTATCCATTCCGTCCATCGAGGAGTTCCCCGCCCCTTCAGATCGATATGCGGCCACCATTGATACCCAACGTGGATCCAGGGTATATTAACCCCCGAAGGACATTTTGTCCTTCTGAGGAGCCAAGCGACGGAGAATCCAGATTCCAGTCCTGCTATCTAACCGGAAATCTCGGATTCTCCGCGATTCCGCCCCCCACAGGAGTTGCCATGAGAATCAGAATCGAGGTCCTGGGACTTCCAGAGCTCTCCGCCGCCCTTGCCAAGGGGGAGACAATCCTGGAACTACCGGGCACATCAGCCACCGCCCGGGACGTCCTCGGCCGGCTCATAGAAAAATTCGGCCCCCCTGCAAGGAAAGCGCTGTACGATCAGAGGGGCGCCCTCAACTCCCTCATCCAGATAGCCCTTAACGGCGAGAAGTTCATCTCCCCTAATAGACTCGACACGCCCCTCCACGAGGGCGACACCCTGACTTTCATGCTCCTGATGGCCGGAGGAGAAGATGTCAGATCCTTAATTCCAGATTGATCATGTCCCCCCTGGTGAAGCCCATCCGATCGAAGAACTGGAGCAAACCCCAGTCACGCCAGTTGACAAAGGTGTAAACCGTACTGACGCCTACCTTCCTGAGATTATTTGTCATCTCGGCCATCAGCGCCCTTGCCACCCCCTTCTTCTGGTAGTCCGGGTGGACTCCAATGGTGTCGATCCATCCGACACTCTCAGGAACACCGTACTCCCATCCGCTGGCATCCCCTATTATAAAGCCCACCACCTTCCCCTCCACTTCAGCAACCAGGGAAGCCAGAGGGGAGCGCCTCTCAGCAAGCTCGAGCTTCATCTGCCAGTATTCGGGGCGGCCTTTTCCCAGCACCCGGGTATCGATATCAACGATCGCATCGAGATCCTCATACCTCATAGCCCTGATTCTATACTGTTCCATCCCGTCGAGTACCATCTTTTCCCCCACAAAGTAGTGAGACTCGTCCCACTCAAAACAGATCGTCAAGCTCATCCTCGCCGCCTTCGGGGAGCCTCCCGTACCTCTGGAGGTATTGCTGGATCAACTCGCTCTCCCGTTGGGTGTACATCCGATCCTCTTCGAAAACAAAGTGGGTGGCTTTTTGGTTTGAACCGAGCTGCTCCATAAGGGCTTTGCGAAGATTCGCCACCCCCTTGATGGAAAGAACATTCCTGTTCCCGTCAAGGAGCTGGTAAACACCCTCGGCCTCAGGAACCCCGCTTACCGTGTCCTCGTTGAGTTCCAGCCACCTCTCAGGTGGAAGGGTCACAGGCGTGATTGTCAACCTGAGGTCGCACCGGAGGCATCTCTTGGCCTCACGGACAGCCATCTCGCCGTCATAACCGAGATCGATGGGGGAAAAACACCTGCCCCTCTCTTCCGGCATCAGCCGGGGAACCGCGACCCGCGGCACATCGGCAAAGCCCTCTTCCCTTCCCAGCCGGGGATCGATGCGACCTCGTTCAAAGAGCACCTCGTCGATATCGCCGCTTCCCCCCAGAAACCGATCGATCGCCGCTGCGGCCTTTCTCCCCGAAGCCACGGCGTCGATCACACTCCCCGGCACCGCAACCGCGTCACCCCCGGCAAAAACCCCTCTTGCCGTGGTCTCCATGGAGTCCCTGTCGACCTCGATCAAGCCGCCGCCGGTGGTCTTGATACTACCGTTACCACCGAGAAAGGAGAGATCGCATGCCTGCCCGATCGAGAGGATAACCGCATCGGCCTCCAGGGTCATTGTCGTTCCCGTATCATAGGACGGACTGAACCGTCCCTGGTCATCGAATACCGAAGTGCACCGGACGAGTTCGATGCCGGTGACTCTGTCTCCATCCACCAGAATCCGTTTCGGCCCCCACTCCGGATGGAACAGAACACCCTCGGCCAGAGCATCCTCGCACTCCCACTCGTGAGCCGGCATCTCCTCCCTTTTCTCGACACAGGCCAAATGGATCTCATGGGCTCCAAGCCGGCGCGCCGTCAGTGCCACATCGATGGCCACATTGCCTCCCCCGATCACCACGGCCTTACGTCCGATCTCAACCGCTTTGCCCCGCTTGATCTCCTTGAGAAAATCGAGCCCCCAAAGAACACCCCTCTCCTTCGAACCTTCGATCTCCAGCTTCCGGCTCAGCCGAGCACCCACCGCCAGAAAGACCGCATCGTGACGGCCGGTCAGTTCACTCAGAGAGACACCGTCGCCGACAGTCGTGTTGGTTCTGACCTCGATTCCCGACTCGAGTATCTCCTCGAGATCCTGCTGGAGCACCCCCGCTGGAAGCCGGTATTCCGGAATTGCCAGCCACATCATACCTCCAAGCCGATCCTCTGCCTCGTAGAGGACCACCTCATGGCCGGCCTTTCTCAGGTAGAAGGAGGCAGTCAACCCCGCAGGTCCTCCCCCGACCACGGCGACACTCCGACCCGATGGAGGGGCCATCCCGGCCCGCTTTCGCCATAGACCTCTGTCGTTCTCTGCGGCAAAACGCTTCAGGGCCCGGATCGATACAGGCTCGTTCACCTCACCCCGCCTGCAGGACGCTTCGCATGGATGGAAGCAGATGCTTCCCAGAACCCGCGGAAGGGGAACCTTCTCGCGGACCACCGCCGCCGCCTCCGAGTATCTCCCCTGCGACACCAGATGCACATACTCTGGCACATCGATTCCTGCGGGACATTCGGCCTTGCATGGAACCAGTGCCGCTTCCCGGTCCGCACCTGTTTCCCTGTCGAGCAAGGCGCCTGTCGGGCAGACCTCGACGCAGGCCGTACAGAACCTGCAGGCCGATTCTTTCAGGGTGGGGCTCAAAGACCCCACGATCACGCCGCCCTTCTCGTCGAATACGAATCCGAGAGCCTCGACCCCCCGGAGTTCCCGGCACGCCCTCACGCAACGGAGACATCCGATACAGAGATTGTAGTCTCGCCGGAAAAGCGGCTCGCCATCGAGAATCGGGATCGTAGTGGGTACCCACCTGGGTGTCTCCTCCGGAATGCCGATGTACTCTGCCACCTTTTGAAGCTCGCAGTTTCCGAACTTGATGCAGCACCTCTCCTCCACAGGCACGTTGGTCGAACAGGGCTCTCTGGTACATCCCTCTCTCTGGGCGCATGTCAGACAGGCGTGGGGGTGCCCGGCCAGGATGGACGACAGGTTCCTGCGCCTCTCCTCTTGGACCCTAGGGGTGTTCGTCTCGATCACCATCCCCGGTTGAGCCGTCGTGTTGCAGGCTGTCTGGAGCTCTGCCACACCCTCTATCTCCACGAGGCAGAGGCGGCATCCTGCAAACTCGTCAAATCCCTCTCCCGAGGCGTTCTCAAATCGCTCTTTCCCCCGAAAAACCGCTTCGTTGGGTCTTGTTCCCTTTCCGGGGGGAAGGTCAGGATGGCTGCACAGTGCGGGAATGTAGATGCCTGCCGACCCCGCAGCTTCCAGAATGGTCATACCTTCCTGGATCTCCACCCGAACTCCGTCAATCGACAGGTGAGTATCGCCCATTTCTTATCCCCTGATTCCTGTCCCTACCAGGAGTGACTGATAGCACCGGGTTTGCACGCGGCCACGCATGGGAGGACCGGACGATTCGTCACGGGCTTGCAGGGACCGCAGGTATACTTGATCTTCTTCCGTTCGGCCTCCGTCACGACCGCCACAGGTTCCTCCCGAAAAGGATCATTGGGGTCCTCCATGATTTCCAGGACCCCGTAAGGGCAGGCCCTCACGCAGTCCCCGCAGCCGTCACACCTGTCCGTATCGATACTGATGAAATACTCTCCTGAACCGTCTTTGTAGCCGTAGTTCGCAAGCATGATGCCTCCCTGTGGGAGATCCGGCCCGCACGGGCACAGATCCACTTCCCCCTGTAGCTACTTCCTCCCCTTTCCTTTCTGAACCAAGGCATACCCGAAAAGTGCCGCACCCACTGCGCCGGCGATCTGGGTGTCCCACCGGGTCTTCATGGCTTGGAGGCCGACCTTCTTCATCAACCTCTCGGTGACCCCTCGATTCTTCGCCATCCCTCCCGTGATGGCGAATTCGGGGATCACACCCACCCGCTCGACAAGCGAGTAGATTCTCTCGGCCATGGCCGCACAGTAAGCCGCGAGAACCTCCTCCACGGACCATCCCTTTCGCAGGAGTCCCGTTGCCTCGCTCTTGGCATAAACCACGCAGGTGCTCGACACGGGTGCAGGTTCCTCTTTGACCTGAAATGAACGCTCGCCCACCTCATCGATGGGTACGGAGAGCAAATCGGCAAAGACCTCCATGCCCCGGCCCGTGCCTGCGGCACATTTGTCGTTCATGAGAAAGTTGGTCACCTTTCCCCTCTCATCACACTGGATGGCCTTGCAGTCCTGGCCTCCCACGTCCAGGACCGTCCTCACCTCAGGCCCGTAGATGAAGTTGGCTCCCCTGGCATGGCAAGCTATCTCCGTCACCGTCCGGTCGGCCATGGGCACGTTGACCCGGCCGTACCCTGTTCCGATGCAGTAGTCGATGCGAGACTCGGGCAGGTCCGTACCTTCCAAGGCGTAGTTCAAGGCATTCCTGGCGCTCTCGGGACTGTCGGAGCCGGTCCGCATGTTGGAATAGGCATAGATTTCGCCGTCTGTCATCACCACCGCCTGAGAGCTCACAGAACCCACGTCTATTCCAAGAGTGACGATCTTCGCCCCTTTCCAGTCGATATCCGGATTGCTCCAGTTAGACTCGGTCCATCTCCAGAACTCTCTCCTTGCTTCCTCTGCCATTTCTCTGTCCTCCAGACTCACTCCTACCGCTCCTGCCTGGCAGCCTCCATCTACCGGCCCTCCTCGGCCGCGACAATGGCAGCTCCTACAGCAGCGCCAAACTCGGGATCCTCGGGGACGTAGATCCTTTCCACCTCCAGCTCCCTCTTCAAAGACTCCACGAAACCGGGGTTCCTCCCCACACCTCCGATCATTGCAATGTCCGGGTTCACGCCGATCCGGCGG from Deltaproteobacteria bacterium includes the following:
- a CDS encoding MoaD/ThiS family protein is translated as MRIRIEVLGLPELSAALAKGETILELPGTSATARDVLGRLIEKFGPPARKALYDQRGALNSLIQIALNGEKFISPNRLDTPLHEGDTLTFMLLMAGGEDVRSLIPD
- a CDS encoding FAD-dependent oxidoreductase; the protein is MGDTHLSIDGVRVEIQEGMTILEAAGSAGIYIPALCSHPDLPPGKGTRPNEAVFRGKERFENASGEGFDEFAGCRLCLVEIEGVAELQTACNTTAQPGMVIETNTPRVQEERRRNLSSILAGHPHACLTCAQREGCTREPCSTNVPVEERCCIKFGNCELQKVAEYIGIPEETPRWVPTTIPILDGEPLFRRDYNLCIGCLRCVRACRELRGVEALGFVFDEKGGVIVGSLSPTLKESACRFCTACVEVCPTGALLDRETGADREAALVPCKAECPAGIDVPEYVHLVSQGRYSEAAAVVREKVPLPRVLGSICFHPCEASCRRGEVNEPVSIRALKRFAAENDRGLWRKRAGMAPPSGRSVAVVGGGPAGLTASFYLRKAGHEVVLYEAEDRLGGMMWLAIPEYRLPAGVLQQDLEEILESGIEVRTNTTVGDGVSLSELTGRHDAVFLAVGARLSRKLEIEGSKERGVLWGLDFLKEIKRGKAVEIGRKAVVIGGGNVAIDVALTARRLGAHEIHLACVEKREEMPAHEWECEDALAEGVLFHPEWGPKRILVDGDRVTGIELVRCTSVFDDQGRFSPSYDTGTTMTLEADAVILSIGQACDLSFLGGNGSIKTTGGGLIEVDRDSMETTARGVFAGGDAVAVPGSVIDAVASGRKAAAAIDRFLGGSGDIDEVLFERGRIDPRLGREEGFADVPRVAVPRLMPEERGRCFSPIDLGYDGEMAVREAKRCLRCDLRLTITPVTLPPERWLELNEDTVSGVPEAEGVYQLLDGNRNVLSIKGVANLRKALMEQLGSNQKATHFVFEEDRMYTQRESELIQQYLQRYGRLPEGGEDELDDLF
- the bzdQ gene encoding benzoyl-CoA reductase, bzd-type, subunit Q; translation: MAEEARREFWRWTESNWSNPDIDWKGAKIVTLGIDVGSVSSQAVVMTDGEIYAYSNMRTGSDSPESARNALNYALEGTDLPESRIDYCIGTGYGRVNVPMADRTVTEIACHARGANFIYGPEVRTVLDVGGQDCKAIQCDERGKVTNFLMNDKCAAGTGRGMEVFADLLSVPIDEVGERSFQVKEEPAPVSSTCVVYAKSEATGLLRKGWSVEEVLAAYCAAMAERIYSLVERVGVIPEFAITGGMAKNRGVTERLMKKVGLQAMKTRWDTQIAGAVGAALFGYALVQKGKGRK
- a CDS encoding GNAT family N-acetyltransferase — its product is MVLDGMEQYRIRAMRYEDLDAIVDIDTRVLGKGRPEYWQMKLELAERRSPLASLVAEVEGKVVGFIIGDASGWEYGVPESVGWIDTIGVHPDYQKKGVARALMAEMTNNLRKVGVSTVYTFVNWRDWGLLQFFDRMGFTRGDMINLELRI
- a CDS encoding 4Fe-4S binding protein, with product MLANYGYKDGSGEYFISIDTDRCDGCGDCVRACPYGVLEIMEDPNDPFREEPVAVVTEAERKKIKYTCGPCKPVTNRPVLPCVAACKPGAISHSW